The window TGGACGTCTGGTAGACCGGCGTCATGATGGCGCCCGTGGTGGGGTCCGGGTGCTGGCCGGCGTGGATGGCCAGCGTGCCGAAGCGGAGCCCGTCCTGCGCCTTCTCGTCTTTCATCTCGCGTCTCGCGGAAGCAGGTGGTCCCCCGTGCCGCGGGGGCGAATCAGAATAGCGGGCATCGTGCGGCCGAAGCAAGCCCGCGGCGACGATCGTTCGCGCGGGTGAGACGAACGTGGCCGGATCGTTCTGCCATTCGTCCCGATCTCCGAAAGATGATCGTTGACAGCCGCGGCGGCAAGAAGTACGTTCGATTCAACGGAGGGATGAGAGAATGATCGACGAGATCGACGAGAAGATACTGACGATCCTTCAGGAGAACGCGCGGACGTCCAACGCCGAGGTGGCGCGGCAGCTGGGCATGGCGCCGTCGGCGATCCTGGAGCGCATCCGCAAGCTGGAGGAGCGCGGGGTGATCGAGGGCTACGTGGCCCGCGTGAACCCCGAGGCGTACGGCCTGTGGCTCACCGCGTACGTCTTCGTGCGGGCGGACGAGCGCGCGGGGGCGACGGCCACGGCGCAGCGCCTGGCCGCCATCCGCGAGGTGCAGGAGGTGCACCACGTGGCGGGCGAGGACTGCTTCCTGGTGAAGGTGCGCACCGCCGGTACACGCGCCCTGGGCGAGCTGCTGCGCAAGGAGTTCGGCGAGATCGAGACGATCCGGTCCACGCGGTCGACGATCGTGATGGACACCATCAAGGAATCGTGGACGGTGCCGGCGCCGGCCCGCGGGGAGGTGGAAGATGGCGGCTGAAACGAAGGTCTCGCGCGCGGCGCTGCTGAAGCTCCTGGCGGCGTTCGCCATCGTGTACGTGATCTGGGGATCGACGTACCTGGCCATCGCCATCGCCATCGACACGATCCCGCCGCTGGCGATGGCGGGCGCGCGCTTCGTGATCGCCGGGTCGGTCCTGTACGCGTTCCTGCGGCTGCGCGGCGTGCCGAACCCCGAGCCGAGGCAGTGGCGCGCGGCCGGCATCGTGGGGGCGCTTCTGCTCGTGGGCGGCAACGGGTGCGTGGTGATGGCCGAGCGCACCGTGCCGTCCGGCATCGTGGCGCTCTTAGTGGCGACGGTGCCGCTGTGGATGGTGCTCCTGGAGTGGCTGCGGCCCGGCGGCGGCGTGCGGCCCGCGCGGCGGACGTTCGTGGGCCTGGCGGTGGGCTTCGCGGGGATGGTGCTGCTGGTGGGGCCGGGCGAGCTCTCCGGCGGCGGCGGAGTGCCGCTGGGCGGCGCGGCCATCGTCTTCGCCGGGTCGCTGTCGTGGGCGTTCGGGTCCATCTGGGCGCGGCAGGCACCGATGCCGAAGAACCCGCTGATGGCGACCGCTGTGGAGATGCTTTCCGCCGGCGTGCTGCTGACGGTCATCGCGGGCGCCACGGGCGAGCTGTCGTCCGTCGGCGCGCAGGCGGTGACGCTGAAGTCCCTGCTGGCGCTGGGCTACCTCATCGTCTTCGGGTCGCTGGTGGCGTTCAGCGCGTACGTGTGGCTGCTGCGCGCGACCACGCCCGCGCTCGTCTCCACCTACGCGTACGTGAACCCCGTCGTCGCCGTGTTCCTGGGCTGGCTGGTGCTGGGCGAGCCGGTGACGGGCCGTACGCTGCTCGCTGCCGCCGTCATCATCGCCGCCGTGGCGATCATCACCATCGGCGGCAAGCGCCCGGCGGAGGATGCGCCCGCGAAGGTGCTGGACGAGGGCGCTGCCGCGAGTCCGCTTTCGGAAGATGCGGAGATCGGCGGGGCGGGGAAGACGGCGCGCGCCTCATCGCCCGCGAACCTCGCGCCGATGCGGAAGCGGGCGAGCAGCGGCGGACGGTAGCGCATCGGGCGAGGACGGTAGATGATCGGCGGCTGTATCCTCGGATGCGCCGTCGATCATCATTCGGAGATGGCGAAGATACGCATCTGCCGAAACGCGCATCGGGAGATGCGGGGTGGATGCGCATCTACCGGCAACGCGTGTCGAGAGGTTCCTGCGGCGGAGAGTTGCGGATGCGATAAATCGCACCCCTACAGGTGGTTAGGTTTGCGCGGCGGGTGGGTCGAGGGTGATGGTGGAGGGTTGTTTGTAGGCGGCGAGGCGGGATTGGCAGAGGTGGCGGACGTCGTCTTCCGTTAGGGCGGCGCCGGGGGCGGGGCGGATGGTGAGGGCGATGTCGTTCTCCTTGGCGGCGTCGGGGACGGCTTCGACGGTGATGGCGGCGATGCGGGGGTCTTCGAGGAGGACGCGCTCGATCTCGGCGGGGTAGATGTTGAAGCCGCTGCGCGTGAACATGGGCTTGAGGCAGCCGTGGAAGGTGACGGCGCCATCCTGCGACATGCTGCCCAGGTCGCCCGTCCGCAGCCACTCGCCGTGGAAGTCCTCGACATTGCGGCCGCCCTCGCCCACGTAACCGGCGAAGACGTTCTCGCCCGCCACGCAGATCTCGCCCACCGCGCCGGTGGGCAGCACGTCGCCCCGCTCATCGCGGATGGTGACGGAGACGCCGGGGAACGGGTAGCCCATGGTGCCGCGGCGGTTGGGCCGGTCCAGCCGGTTGAAGAGGCAGACGGGCGACGCCTCGGTGAGCCCGTAGCCCTCGCGCAGCGGGACGCCGAACATGGCTTCCCAGCGCGCGGAAACCTCCTCCGGCAGCGGCGCGCCTCCGCAGATGGCGGCCTTCACGCTGTGGCGGGGCACGCCGCGCCGCTCCGCCGCCGCCAGGATCGCCATGTACATGGCCGGGACGCCGCAGAGCACCGTCGCCTGCGTCTCTTCCAGCAGCTCCAGCAGGCGAACGGGGTGGAAGCGCTCTACCGGGAGCACGGTGGCGCCCGCGGCGAGCGGCGCGTTGAGCGTCACGGTGAGCCCGAATGCGTGGATCAGAGGCAGCAGCGTGACCACGCGGTCGCCCTCGCCGATCTGCATGGCCTCCATGACGGCGGCCAGGTTCGCGCCCAGGCTGCGGTGCGTGAGCCGCGCCCCGCGGGCCCAGCCGCTCACGGCCGACGTGTAGATCACCGCCGCCTCGCGGTCGTCGCCCAGCGCCAGCTCGTCCGCCAGGATCGCATCCGCGGCCCGCGCCGCGACCTCTGCCGCCCTCACCGGGTCCGCATCCGCCGCCGCAGCCGCGGACGAGCGAACGGTGGGAGATTCGGTAGATGCGAATCGGGCAGATGACCGCGCTTCATCTACCGTCCCGCCATCTACCGAATCGCTCGCGAATGAAGCGCGTTCGGCAGATGCGCGAGATGCGCCATCGACCGAGGCGCCGTCGGACGATGCCGCGTGGGGCGGGGCGGGCTGCCGTGCATCTCCGGGCATCTCGATCTCGTCCATCGCGGCGTCGATGAGGATCGTGGGGATGCCGGGCGGGAGAAGGTGGGCCAGGTCGCGCGTGGTGACGGCGGCGGCGGCGCGAGAGTCCGCCACGTACTCGGCCACCTCGCGCGGCGAGTAGAGCGGGTTGAGCAGCACGGCGCTGGCGCCCGCGCGCAGGATGCCGTGGAAGGCGGCGGGGAACGCCTGGACGTTCGGCAGCAGCAGCGCCACGCGTCTTCCCGACACGCCCATCGTGTCCAGCGCCGCCGCGAACGCGCGGACGCGCCGCTCCAGCTCCGTGTACGTCCACGGCGCGTCGGACAGGATCGCGGTG of the Longimicrobiaceae bacterium genome contains:
- a CDS encoding Lrp/AsnC family transcriptional regulator, whose amino-acid sequence is MIDEIDEKILTILQENARTSNAEVARQLGMAPSAILERIRKLEERGVIEGYVARVNPEAYGLWLTAYVFVRADERAGATATAQRLAAIREVQEVHHVAGEDCFLVKVRTAGTRALGELLRKEFGEIETIRSTRSTIVMDTIKESWTVPAPARGEVEDGG
- the yedA gene encoding drug/metabolite exporter YedA — protein: MAAETKVSRAALLKLLAAFAIVYVIWGSTYLAIAIAIDTIPPLAMAGARFVIAGSVLYAFLRLRGVPNPEPRQWRAAGIVGALLLVGGNGCVVMAERTVPSGIVALLVATVPLWMVLLEWLRPGGGVRPARRTFVGLAVGFAGMVLLVGPGELSGGGGVPLGGAAIVFAGSLSWAFGSIWARQAPMPKNPLMATAVEMLSAGVLLTVIAGATGELSSVGAQAVTLKSLLALGYLIVFGSLVAFSAYVWLLRATTPALVSTYAYVNPVVAVFLGWLVLGEPVTGRTLLAAAVIIAAVAIITIGGKRPAEDAPAKVLDEGAAASPLSEDAEIGGAGKTARASSPANLAPMRKRASSGGR
- a CDS encoding AMP-binding protein, encoding MHETLPDPVTAAAARFPDRTAILSDAPWTYTELERRVRAFAAALDTMGVSGRRVALLLPNVQAFPAAFHGILRAGASAVLLNPLYSPREVAEYVADSRAAAAVTTRDLAHLLPPGIPTILIDAAMDEIEMPGDARQPAPPHAASSDGASVDGASRASAERASFASDSVDGGTVDEARSSARFASTESPTVRSSAAAAADADPVRAAEVAARAADAILADELALGDDREAAVIYTSAVSGWARGARLTHRSLGANLAAVMEAMQIGEGDRVVTLLPLIHAFGLTVTLNAPLAAGATVLPVERFHPVRLLELLEETQATVLCGVPAMYMAILAAAERRGVPRHSVKAAICGGAPLPEEVSARWEAMFGVPLREGYGLTEASPVCLFNRLDRPNRRGTMGYPFPGVSVTIRDERGDVLPTGAVGEICVAGENVFAGYVGEGGRNVEDFHGEWLRTGDLGSMSQDGAVTFHGCLKPMFTRSGFNIYPAEIERVLLEDPRIAAITVEAVPDAAKENDIALTIRPAPGAALTEDDVRHLCQSRLAAYKQPSTITLDPPAAQT